The genomic window ACTCCAAGCCGATACGAGGTAATCATGGCCGCCCCCGCCGTACACATAAAGCGCTGGACCCGTCGGGAATACGACCGTATGGCCGAAGCAGGAATTTTTAGTCCCGACGACCGCGTCCAATTAATTGATGGTGATATCGTCACAATGACTCCTCAAAACAGTCCCCATTCAGCGGCTATCGGGAAAACACAACGAGCTCTCGAACGTCTCTTCGGAACGAACGTGTGGGTTCGTGTGCAAATGCCGTTCATTGTCGATCCTGATTCAGAACCGGAACCGGACCTGGTGGTCGTCCCGGGGGTGCCTGATGACTACCGCGACGAACACCCTCGATCGGCTTTGCTTGTCGTCGAAGTCTCCGATACCACACTTTCATTGGACCGAGACCGTAAGCGCGCTGTCTACGCCCGCGCCGGCATCCGAGAGTACTGGATCGTCAACCTCGCTGAACGCTGTCTGGAAGTGTACCGAGACCCGGTGGCCTCTCCGGGCCAAGCCGGCTTGTATCGTTCATCCCAGAAACTCGCTCCTGCCGATAGTATCGCTCCTCTCGCCACGCGTGAAACGACCGTAGCCGTCGTGGACTTGCTCCCTTAACCACACTGTTTTGCCGGATCACGTTAGCAGATTGTGATTCTTATTTGTTGTGCGAGATCGAAGCGGCAAGGACTAAGGTGCTGGGGCATGCAACCGAACATCCATGTTCAGACCGGAAGCATCCCCCTCGTTATGAGCAGAGATACCGCCGGACCAACTCCGCCACAAAGATCTCGACGGTTCCAGCCTTCAAGATCGCCTCTTCTACCAGATCCAAGAAAATCGGCTTGGTGTTCTGGAATTCTTCAGGAGTGTACAGAATGGCCGCTAGATCGGGAGTATACCCGCGTCGAATTAGCTCCTCGTAGGCGGGCTGTGTCGAAGCCGTTCCGACACCGGGCCGCCGTGGAATTGCAACGATCGACAGCAGGTCCGACCATTGGTATAGGTGCTTCAATGGGGCCACGGCAGTTGAGCCGTGGAATTTGAGCATCTTCTCGGCGGACTCTTGCTCGATGACGCCGCTTCAATGGGGCCACGGCAGTTGAGCCGTGGAATTACGACCGCCATAGGCTTGACCTTGGCTTGTTTGATCGCGCTTCAATGGGGCCACGGCAATTGAGCCGTGGAATTAACCGCCGCCTCCGCTCGAAGGGCTTTCCCGAATCTGCTTCAATGGGGCCACGGCAATTGAGCCGTGGAATTCAGTTATCGCAATCGGGGACCACTTCGGCAAGGACGCTTCAATGGGGCCACGGCAATTGAGCCGTGGAATTCGCCGCTCGGCACCGTCACGTGGCGCCCAGAAATACGGGCTTCAATGGGGCCACGGCAATTGAGCCGTGGAATTATCCAGACGACGACGAACAAAACGCACAGGCAGCCTCGCTTCAATGGGGCCACGGCAATTGAGCCGTGGAATTCGCTTCCCGCGCACACGCACTCCTATACCACCGTGCAGCTTCAATGGGGCCACGGCAATTGAGCCGTGGAATTCCGAACGGTGTTGAGAAATCGGCCCTCGCTAGCGTCGCTTCAATGGGGCCACGGCAATTGAGCCGTGGAATTATTGGGTCAGCCTTAAGACCGGCGACAAGCGGGAAGCGCTTCAATGGGGCCACGGCAATTGAGCCGTGGAATTAGGAGGCGACGGGGCACTATATCGTGCGCGAGGCGTTGCTTCAATGGGGCCACGGCAATTGAGCCGTGGAATTCAAGGAAATCGAGGTCCGCCTGGATTTGGAGTACGCCGCTTCAATGGGGCCACGGCAATTGAGCCGTGGAATTCAGAATAGCACTGAAATCCCGTGTTGGCATTGTGGTGGCTTCAATGGGGCCACGGCAATTGAGCCGTGGAATTCTATGACGGTCGATCTTCAATCGCTCGATCCTGTATCGGGGCTTCAATGGGGCCACGGCAATTGAGCCGTGGAATTTCCATAGCCTGAAGAGAAGCGACAATCACAGTATAAGCTTCAATGGGGCCACGGCAATTGAGCCGTGGAATTAGCAAGGTGGGAGAGGTTCCGACTGAGACGACACGCGGGCTTCAATGGGGCCACGGCAATTGAGCCGTGGAATTCAGATATGGTGCTTGACCAGGTGCCTGAGAGCATGTACCCGCTTCAATGGGGCCACGGCAATTGAGCCGTGGAATTCGTTTCTCCGAAATTTGCGCTAGTTGTCAAAATGGTTGCTTCAATGGGGCCACGGCAATTGAGCCGTGGAATTGCACCAGTGATGCAACCCGCTGGCTTGAATCCGATGGCTTCAATGGGGCCACGGCAATTGAGCCGTGGAATTATAGGCCCTGCGGTTGCTTCGGTGATATTCAGGAAGCTTCAATGGGGCCACGGCAATTGAGCCGTGGAATTAGGTCAGCTTGGCTAGACCGATCGACCCGATGTGCTTGCTTCAATGGGGCCACGGCAATTGAGCCGTGGAATTCTGAGATCGTGATCCATGTGATGCAGGGGCATTGGGCTTCAATGGGGCCACGGCAATTGAGCCGTGGAATTCAGCGGCGAACGTGGTGAGCCAGTTGGCCCTGTGTGGCTTCAATGGGGCCACGGCAATTGAGCCGTGGAATTCCGAGGGAGCCTAAACAAGTATGACGCCCGCTGATCTGCTTCAATGGGGCCACGGCAATTGAGCCGTGGAATTCGTTTCTCCGAAATTTGCGCTAGTTGTCAAAATGGTTGCTTCAATGGGGCCACGGCAATTGAGCCGTGGAATTGCACCAGTGATGCAACCCGCTGGCTTG from Candidatus Nitrospira nitrificans includes these protein-coding regions:
- a CDS encoding Uma2 family endonuclease — translated: MAAPAVHIKRWTRREYDRMAEAGIFSPDDRVQLIDGDIVTMTPQNSPHSAAIGKTQRALERLFGTNVWVRVQMPFIVDPDSEPEPDLVVVPGVPDDYRDEHPRSALLVVEVSDTTLSLDRDRKRAVYARAGIREYWIVNLAERCLEVYRDPVASPGQAGLYRSSQKLAPADSIAPLATRETTVAVVDLLP